The Thiothrix subterranea genome has a segment encoding these proteins:
- a CDS encoding universal stress protein, translated as MSEIKPFQTILYATNLGTHMRPVFRQAINLARIHKAKIIMLHAVAPIGSTGTAILSMYMPGKEIHDIEQESMNQVIETMRERLKNYCAEEDDICKDKDELIDKIAVSAGNPADVINHYAETHGVDLIVIGSHTRQASGHTMLGSTARTVTQHSKVPVLIIPNG; from the coding sequence ATGAGTGAAATAAAACCGTTCCAAACCATTTTGTACGCCACCAATCTGGGTACGCACATGCGCCCAGTGTTCCGGCAGGCGATCAATCTGGCACGTATCCACAAGGCGAAAATCATTATGTTGCACGCGGTTGCGCCGATTGGCTCGACCGGGACAGCGATTTTGTCGATGTACATGCCGGGCAAGGAAATCCACGACATTGAGCAGGAAAGCATGAATCAAGTGATTGAAACCATGCGCGAACGCCTGAAAAACTACTGCGCCGAAGAGGATGACATTTGCAAGGACAAGGATGAGCTGATCGACAAAATTGCGGTCAGCGCGGGCAATCCGGCGGATGTGATTAACCATTACGCCGAAACGCACGGGGTGGATTTGATCGTGATTGGTAGCCATACGCGCCAAGCCAGCGGGCATACCATGCTAGGGTCAACGGCGCGGACGGTGACGCAGCATAGCAAAGTGCCGGTGTTGATTATTCCGAATGGCTAG
- a CDS encoding EndoU domain-containing protein → MGYQRRAVIWVTLGVVAIGLVACKPAPDNPKPNAGKTSTGAESVTCPSHQWVKASNGVEVNYAHIFCGELNNKGRVVGFHSRPQGSDPQTVAKVRITQKPNKQGLYAGQWEWGGKQNENKFSTFYPDHCTPSQVINTIGYAARNQQNCPKSAPNWAWCGFNAPKQGDAAAYCQSADGTPFLIAGASSSRGGVNTAFPLR, encoded by the coding sequence ATGGGTTATCAGCGTCGAGCAGTGATTTGGGTAACGCTAGGCGTAGTCGCTATCGGGTTAGTGGCTTGTAAGCCTGCGCCCGATAATCCTAAACCAAACGCTGGCAAAACAAGCACTGGCGCTGAGTCCGTCACTTGCCCCTCACACCAGTGGGTCAAGGCAAGCAATGGTGTCGAGGTCAATTACGCGCATATCTTTTGCGGCGAGTTGAACAATAAGGGGCGGGTAGTCGGTTTCCATTCGCGCCCGCAAGGTAGTGACCCGCAAACGGTAGCCAAGGTGCGCATCACCCAAAAGCCCAATAAACAAGGGCTTTACGCCGGGCAATGGGAATGGGGTGGCAAGCAGAACGAGAACAAATTTTCCACCTTCTACCCTGACCATTGCACCCCAAGCCAAGTGATTAATACCATCGGGTATGCCGCTCGCAATCAGCAAAATTGCCCGAAAAGTGCGCCCAATTGGGCATGGTGTGGTTTCAATGCGCCGAAACAGGGTGATGCGGCGGCTTACTGCCAGAGTGCCGACGGCACACCGTTTCTGATTGCCGGAGCATCGTCGTCACGCGGCGGTGTTAATACCGCTTTTCCCCTACGCTAA
- a CDS encoding ATP-binding protein — protein MYSEIQNLWDQYRQQTRIHLMFVGSVHSLMVKIFQNNKEPLFGRADRLLYLKPFKPQTIYEILQHAQQYTPENLFYAYLLTGGIPRYLEILHDNAVYGRDAIMDFVFSKNSPFLEEGKHVLIEEFGKEYATYFSILELLASGKTGRGELESILATNVSGYLVRLQDEYDVIAVRKPINAKPGSKVQKYFIKDNFLNFWFRFIYRNNSAVEAENFAYIKRILERDLSTYSGMVLERLFHVLLAGTGRYNQIGSYWERGNQNEIDVVAVNDLDKQVLVGEVKMNPERIRIPALQHKAAKLEQAFAGYAFAYQGFSLEAIDQYVGR, from the coding sequence GTGTATTCAGAAATCCAGAACCTGTGGGATCAGTACCGCCAGCAAACCCGCATCCACCTGATGTTTGTCGGCTCGGTGCATTCGCTGATGGTCAAAATCTTCCAAAACAACAAAGAACCCCTGTTCGGGCGGGCTGACCGCCTCCTGTACCTGAAACCCTTCAAGCCGCAAACCATCTACGAAATCCTGCAACATGCGCAGCAATACACACCTGAAAACCTGTTTTATGCGTATCTGTTGACGGGCGGCATTCCGCGCTACCTCGAAATCCTGCACGACAATGCCGTGTATGGGCGCGATGCCATCATGGATTTTGTGTTCAGCAAAAACTCGCCGTTTTTGGAGGAAGGCAAGCATGTGCTGATCGAAGAATTCGGCAAGGAATACGCCACTTATTTCTCCATTCTGGAATTGCTGGCGAGCGGCAAAACCGGGCGTGGGGAACTGGAATCCATCCTTGCCACCAATGTCAGCGGTTATCTGGTGCGCTTACAGGATGAATACGATGTCATCGCCGTGCGCAAACCCATCAACGCCAAGCCAGGCAGCAAAGTTCAGAAATACTTCATCAAGGATAATTTCCTGAATTTCTGGTTCCGTTTCATTTATCGCAACAACAGCGCAGTGGAAGCGGAAAACTTCGCGTATATCAAACGCATTCTGGAACGTGACCTCTCCACTTACAGCGGCATGGTATTGGAACGCCTGTTTCACGTCCTGTTGGCAGGCACAGGCCGTTACAACCAGATTGGCAGCTATTGGGAACGCGGCAACCAGAATGAAATTGATGTGGTCGCGGTCAACGATCTGGACAAGCAAGTGCTGGTCGGGGAAGTGAAAATGAACCCTGAGCGTATCCGCATTCCAGCATTGCAGCACAAGGCGGCGAAGCTGGAACAGGCGTTTGCGGGGTATGCGTTTGCGTATCAGGGGTTTAGTTTGGAGGCGATTGATCAGTATGTTGGGCGGTAA
- a CDS encoding ATP-binding protein, whose amino-acid sequence MFTHRTLQKTIQLASQSFPVLLLTGARQVGKTTLLEACAEPTRRYVTLDDPEQAALARTDPALFFQRHPPPVIVDEIQYAPELFRAIKLLVDKAKQPGMFWLTGSQKFHLMQGITESLAGRVAVLDLLGLSQAEINGKTDTAQPFLPTPAWLEQARQQAGKPLPLPDIYRRIWRGSYPRMALDDTLPRDLFYNAYLQTYLQRDVRDLTRVGDERAFLLFLRAAAARTGQLLNYADLARDVDIDQKTAKAWLSILETSGIVYLLQPYHNNVTKRLLKTPKLYFLDTGLCAYLTQWSSPETLEAGAMSGAILENWLLVEILKSWWHNGQTPAVYFYRDKEQREIDLLIERDNTLYPVEFKKTASPNMSAAKYFPVLETLGRQVGHGAVICLRETDVPLSQEVDAIPAGYL is encoded by the coding sequence ATGTTTACACACAGAACTTTGCAGAAAACCATCCAGCTAGCCTCCCAATCCTTCCCTGTCTTGCTGCTAACCGGCGCACGCCAGGTAGGCAAAACCACGCTACTGGAAGCCTGCGCCGAACCCACCCGCCGCTACGTCACCCTCGACGACCCCGAACAAGCAGCACTTGCCCGTACCGACCCCGCGCTCTTCTTCCAACGCCATCCGCCGCCGGTGATCGTAGATGAAATCCAGTACGCGCCGGAATTATTCCGTGCCATCAAACTGCTGGTGGATAAAGCCAAACAACCGGGTATGTTCTGGCTGACCGGTTCGCAGAAATTCCACCTCATGCAGGGCATCACCGAAAGTCTGGCGGGGCGGGTTGCGGTGCTGGATTTGTTGGGGCTTTCGCAGGCTGAAATCAACGGCAAAACGGACACCGCGCAACCGTTCCTGCCCACTCCCGCATGGCTGGAACAAGCCCGCCAACAAGCAGGCAAACCGCTGCCTCTACCCGATATTTACCGCCGTATCTGGCGCGGCTCATACCCGCGCATGGCGCTGGATGACACCCTGCCGCGTGACCTGTTTTACAACGCTTACCTGCAAACCTATTTGCAACGCGATGTGCGTGACCTGACCCGCGTAGGTGACGAACGCGCTTTCCTGCTGTTCCTGCGAGCCGCCGCCGCCCGCACCGGGCAATTGCTCAACTACGCCGATCTTGCACGGGACGTGGACATCGACCAGAAAACCGCCAAAGCATGGCTGTCGATTCTGGAAACTTCCGGCATCGTCTACCTGTTACAGCCCTATCACAACAACGTGACGAAACGCCTGCTAAAAACCCCCAAGCTGTATTTCCTCGACACGGGTTTGTGCGCTTACCTCACCCAATGGTCATCGCCGGAAACGCTGGAAGCGGGTGCGATGTCCGGCGCAATTCTCGAAAACTGGCTGTTGGTAGAAATTCTCAAAAGCTGGTGGCACAACGGACAAACGCCAGCGGTGTATTTTTACCGTGATAAGGAACAACGTGAAATCGACCTGCTGATTGAGCGTGACAACACGCTATATCCGGTAGAATTCAAGAAAACTGCCAGCCCGAACATGAGCGCTGCCAAATACTTTCCCGTGCTGGAAACGTTGGGTAGGCAAGTAGGGCATGGCGCGGTCATCTGCCTGCGCGAAACCGATGTGCCGCTCTCGCAGGAAGTGGACGCTATTCCAGCAGGCTACCTATAA
- a CDS encoding DUF3616 domain-containing protein, giving the protein MTAVHFMFTPPALECRDALSAIVQIGDTLWVANDESVHLERLSVQGSDVDGNPLYAAHTRFALHDYLSLPVAADADDNEVDVEGLAYHDGYLWVVGSHSLKRKKPQSDKSTEKGIERLVKIVPDPNRYLIARIPLNVVDGIPTLQTPGAQLPLHTNGNALMEALRDDPHIKHFLKIPGKDNGFDVEGLAVIGTRLFLGLRGPVLRGWAMLLEIECLEDDDDPTVLKLAQIGEEDRPYRKHFLQLDGLGIRDLCVQGEDLLILAGPTMSLDGPVRVYRWQDGAKPDGESLIPRDVLEVVAEVPHGHGDDHAEGLCLFTQDNAETALLVVYDNAAQGRKRGEDGVLGDVFTLPSSTYTA; this is encoded by the coding sequence ATGACTGCTGTTCACTTTATGTTTACTCCACCGGCGCTGGAATGCCGCGATGCGCTGTCTGCCATTGTGCAAATCGGCGACACGTTGTGGGTTGCCAACGACGAAAGCGTCCATCTGGAACGCCTCAGTGTTCAAGGTTCGGATGTGGATGGAAACCCGCTGTATGCTGCGCATACCCGCTTTGCTTTGCACGATTATTTGTCATTGCCGGTTGCGGCAGATGCTGACGATAACGAAGTCGATGTGGAAGGCTTGGCATATCACGACGGGTATTTGTGGGTGGTGGGTTCGCACAGCCTCAAGCGCAAAAAGCCGCAGTCGGATAAATCCACCGAAAAAGGCATTGAGCGGCTGGTGAAGATTGTCCCTGACCCAAACCGTTACCTGATTGCTCGTATTCCGCTGAACGTGGTAGACGGCATTCCAACATTGCAAACACCGGGCGCACAGTTACCGCTGCACACTAACGGCAATGCGCTGATGGAAGCCTTGCGCGATGATCCGCATATCAAGCATTTCCTGAAAATCCCCGGCAAAGACAACGGCTTTGATGTGGAAGGTTTGGCGGTGATTGGCACACGTTTGTTCCTCGGTTTGCGCGGGCCAGTTTTGCGCGGCTGGGCGATGTTGCTGGAAATCGAGTGTCTGGAAGATGACGACGATCCCACCGTGTTGAAGTTGGCGCAGATTGGCGAGGAAGATCGCCCCTACCGCAAACATTTCCTGCAATTGGATGGTTTGGGAATCCGCGATTTGTGCGTGCAAGGCGAGGATTTACTGATCTTGGCAGGGCCTACCATGAGTCTGGATGGTCCGGTACGGGTTTACCGTTGGCAGGATGGGGCTAAGCCGGATGGGGAAAGCCTGATTCCCCGCGATGTGCTGGAGGTGGTGGCGGAAGTTCCGCACGGTCACGGTGATGATCACGCTGAGGGGTTGTGTTTGTTTACGCAAGATAATGCAGAAACTGCCTTGCTGGTGGTGTATGACAATGCGGCGCAAGGGCGTAAGCGTGGGGAGGATGGGGTGTTGGGGGATGTGTTTACGTTGCCCTCCAGCACATATACCGCATGA
- the acuI gene encoding acrylyl-CoA reductase (NADPH) — MFKALILNQVEGKTHAEVRHLNVSDLPEGEVLVDVAYSSLNYKDGLAVTGTGKIIRAFPMVPGIDFAGTVAESADARFKAGDPVILTGWGVGERYWGGFAQKARVKADWLVPMPAGLDAKQAMIIGTAGFTAMLCVMALEEAGVTPDSGKVVVTGAAGGVGSVSVLLLAQLGYHVVAVSGRPETQDFLTALGAKEFMTREEMSRPAHPLESQNWAGAVDVVGGSTLARVLAEMQYGGTVAACGLAGGFELNTTVMPFILRNVSLRGVDSVSCPQERRVKVWERLAAAMPPSAYAELGCAIALEEVPQAAKDILAGRIQGRLLVNLNL, encoded by the coding sequence ATGTTTAAAGCCCTAATACTGAATCAGGTGGAAGGCAAAACCCACGCGGAAGTGCGCCACCTTAACGTGAGCGACTTGCCGGAAGGCGAGGTGTTGGTGGATGTTGCTTATTCCTCGCTCAATTACAAAGACGGCTTGGCAGTGACGGGAACGGGCAAAATTATTCGCGCGTTTCCGATGGTTCCCGGCATTGATTTCGCGGGGACAGTGGCGGAATCCGCTGATGCGCGTTTCAAGGCGGGCGATCCGGTTATCCTCACGGGTTGGGGTGTGGGTGAACGGTATTGGGGCGGTTTTGCGCAAAAAGCACGGGTGAAAGCGGATTGGTTAGTGCCAATGCCTGCGGGCTTGGATGCGAAACAAGCGATGATCATTGGCACGGCAGGCTTTACCGCGATGCTGTGCGTAATGGCGCTGGAAGAGGCGGGCGTGACGCCGGATTCCGGCAAAGTTGTGGTGACAGGTGCGGCAGGGGGCGTGGGCAGCGTGTCGGTATTGCTGTTGGCGCAACTCGGCTATCACGTCGTGGCGGTGTCGGGTCGCCCGGAAACGCAAGATTTCCTCACCGCCTTGGGTGCAAAAGAATTCATGACCCGCGAAGAAATGAGTCGCCCAGCACACCCGTTGGAAAGCCAGAATTGGGCAGGTGCGGTGGATGTTGTTGGCGGTAGCACGTTGGCGCGGGTACTGGCAGAAATGCAGTACGGCGGCACGGTGGCGGCGTGTGGGTTGGCAGGTGGTTTCGAGCTGAATACCACGGTGATGCCGTTTATTTTGCGCAATGTGAGTTTGCGCGGGGTGGATTCGGTGAGTTGCCCGCAGGAACGGCGCGTGAAGGTGTGGGAACGTCTTGCGGCGGCGATGCCGCCGAGTGCGTATGCCGAGCTGGGTTGCGCGATTGCGTTGGAAGAAGTGCCGCAAGCTGCCAAGGATATTTTGGCGGGGCGGATTCAGGGGCGGTTGTTGGTGAATTTGAATTTGTAA
- the polA gene encoding DNA polymerase I, with product MPSNSRKPLVLVDGSSYLFRAFHALPPLTNAHGEPTGAMHGVLNMLDKLRKDYDPEHMAVIFDAPGKTFRDDLYPQYKANRPPMPEDLRCQIEPLLTIIRAQGYPLLIIPDVEADDVIGTLAAQYDGKVIISTGDKDMAQLVDERVHLINTMSGHYADPAGVVEKFGVAPERIRDYLALIGDTVDNVPGVNKVGPKTAVKWLEEYGSLENIMARAAEFKGKIGENLREALAHLPLSFELVTIKCDVELDLQPETLAFDPPDVETLRALYERYGFRTRLAGLDSPVGATGRSPSVSLSSVAIEDTPQVEERATGRSPLRYTTILTQPDLDAWLTRLQTAAEFAFDTETTSLDYMEAQIVGVSFAIAAGEAAYLPLAHDYLGAPPQLNREAVLAQLKPLLEDSAIRKIGQNLKYDRSVLLNHGITLRGIAHDTMLQSYVLDSTASRHDFDTLCAKHLNHTTISFADIAGKGKNQLTFNQVALEQATPYAAEDADYTLRLHQHFWAQLQALDGQRKLYESVEVPLVSVLSTIERNGVKVDAAMLARHSQELETRMHSVMLEAYAAAGQEFNLASPKQLGEILYTKLGLTAPRKTPKGQPSTAEDVLEELADMGHELPKLILVHRGLAKLKSTYTDKLPQQINPRTGRVHTSYHQAVASTGRLSSSDPNLQNIPIRNEEGRRIRQAFIAESGCQLLAADYSQIELRIMAHLSRDAGLLNAFAQGLDVHRATAAEVFGTPLAEVTTEQRRAAKAINFGLMYGMSAFGLAKQLGVDRRDAQDYVNLYFARYPGVKQYMDDTREQARAQGYVETLFGRRLFLPDIHSKNAATRQYAERTAINAPMQGTAADIIKKAMLAVDAWLQGSGLRTKMIMQVHDELVFEVPENEMATVREHVVALMTNAAVLAVPLLVESGVGNNWDEAH from the coding sequence ATGCCAAGCAATAGCCGTAAACCGCTCGTCCTCGTGGACGGTTCATCCTACCTATTCCGCGCTTTCCACGCGCTGCCACCGCTGACCAATGCACACGGCGAACCCACCGGCGCGATGCACGGCGTGCTGAATATGCTGGATAAATTGCGTAAGGATTACGACCCCGAACACATGGCGGTGATTTTCGACGCACCCGGCAAAACCTTCCGCGATGACCTTTACCCGCAATACAAAGCCAACCGCCCGCCGATGCCGGAGGACTTGCGCTGCCAAATTGAACCGTTGCTGACGATTATCCGGGCGCAAGGCTATCCGCTGCTGATTATTCCCGACGTGGAAGCCGACGACGTAATCGGTACGTTAGCGGCGCAATACGACGGCAAGGTGATTATTTCCACCGGCGACAAAGACATGGCGCAATTGGTGGATGAGCGCGTTCACCTGATCAATACCATGAGCGGGCATTACGCCGACCCCGCTGGTGTGGTGGAAAAATTCGGGGTCGCGCCGGAACGCATCCGCGATTACCTCGCGCTGATTGGCGATACGGTAGATAACGTCCCCGGTGTCAACAAAGTTGGCCCTAAAACAGCGGTCAAATGGCTGGAGGAATACGGTTCGCTGGAAAACATTATGGCGCGAGCAGCCGAATTCAAAGGCAAAATCGGCGAAAACTTGCGCGAAGCCTTGGCGCATTTGCCGCTGTCTTTCGAGCTGGTCACGATTAAGTGCGATGTGGAACTGGATTTGCAGCCGGAAACGCTGGCGTTTGATCCGCCGGACGTGGAAACCTTGCGGGCGTTGTACGAGCGGTATGGGTTTCGGACAAGATTGGCGGGGTTGGATTCCCCTGTAGGGGCGACCGGCCGGTCGCCCTCTGTATCATTATCCTCAGTTGCTATCGAGGATACGCCGCAGGTAGAGGAGAGGGCGACCGGCCGGTCGCCCCTACGGTATACGACAATTCTCACCCAACCCGACCTAGACGCTTGGCTAACCCGCCTGCAAACCGCCGCCGAATTCGCCTTCGACACCGAAACCACCAGCCTCGATTACATGGAAGCGCAAATCGTCGGCGTGTCGTTTGCCATCGCAGCGGGCGAAGCGGCTTATTTGCCATTGGCGCACGATTATCTCGGCGCACCGCCACAACTCAACCGTGAAGCGGTGCTGGCGCAACTCAAGCCCCTGCTGGAAGACTCTGCTATTCGCAAGATCGGGCAAAACCTCAAATACGACCGCAGCGTATTGCTGAATCACGGAATTACCTTGCGCGGCATTGCTCACGACACCATGTTGCAATCGTATGTGCTGGATTCGACCGCCAGCCGCCACGATTTCGACACGCTGTGTGCCAAGCACCTCAACCACACCACCATCAGCTTTGCGGACATTGCCGGTAAGGGCAAAAACCAACTGACGTTCAACCAAGTCGCGCTGGAACAAGCGACACCGTATGCGGCGGAAGATGCCGATTACACCTTGCGCCTGCATCAACATTTCTGGGCGCAACTGCAAGCCCTCGACGGGCAGCGCAAGCTCTATGAAAGCGTGGAAGTGCCGCTGGTGAGCGTGCTGTCGACGATTGAGCGCAATGGGGTGAAAGTCGACGCGGCGATGTTGGCGCGTCACAGCCAAGAACTCGAAACGCGGATGCATTCGGTGATGTTGGAGGCTTACGCGGCGGCGGGGCAGGAATTTAACCTTGCCTCACCCAAGCAATTGGGGGAAATCCTTTACACCAAACTCGGTTTGACCGCGCCGCGCAAAACCCCCAAGGGGCAGCCGTCTACTGCTGAGGACGTGTTGGAAGAACTGGCGGACATGGGGCATGAATTGCCCAAGCTGATTTTAGTGCATCGTGGGTTGGCGAAGCTCAAATCCACCTACACCGACAAATTGCCGCAGCAAATTAACCCGCGTACCGGGCGGGTGCATACCTCTTACCATCAGGCGGTGGCTTCGACGGGGCGATTGTCGTCGTCAGACCCGAATTTGCAGAATATCCCGATCCGCAATGAGGAGGGGCGGCGCATTCGCCAAGCGTTTATCGCGGAAAGCGGCTGTCAATTGCTGGCGGCGGATTATTCCCAGATCGAATTACGCATTATGGCGCATTTGTCCCGTGATGCCGGTTTGTTGAATGCGTTTGCGCAAGGGTTGGATGTGCATCGTGCCACGGCTGCGGAAGTCTTCGGCACACCATTGGCGGAAGTGACCACGGAACAACGTCGGGCGGCGAAGGCGATTAACTTCGGGCTGATGTACGGAATGTCGGCATTTGGCTTGGCAAAACAGTTGGGTGTGGATCGGCGTGATGCGCAAGATTACGTCAATCTGTATTTTGCTCGTTACCCCGGCGTGAAACAGTACATGGATGACACCCGCGAACAAGCACGCGCCCAAGGCTATGTGGAAACGCTGTTCGGGCGGCGTTTGTTCCTGCCGGATATTCATTCAAAAAATGCCGCTACCCGCCAGTATGCCGAACGCACTGCGATTAATGCGCCAATGCAAGGCACGGCGGCGGATATTATTAAGAAAGCAATGTTGGCGGTGGATGCGTGGCTGCAAGGCAGCGGCTTGCGCACCAAAATGATTATGCAAGTGCACGATGAACTGGTGTTTGAAGTGCCGGAAAACGAGATGGCAACGGTGCGCGAACACGTGGTTGCGCTGATGACGAATGCCGCAGTGTTAGCAGTGCCATTGTTAGTGGAAAGTGGGGTGGGGAATAATTGGGATGAGGCACATTAA
- a CDS encoding sigma-54-dependent transcriptional regulator, translating to MIAPNVLLVDDEKTVRDATAQSLLLAGYEVQTFSRAADALPLITAEFEGVIISDIRMPEMDGLEFLQHVLRIDRDLPVILISGHADVATAVSAIRNGGYDLLEKPFSNTQLVEVLKRASDKRRLTLENRALKEALANQTRPGPRIIGQTPAIMLLRKMITRIANVNADVLVMGETGTGKELVARSIHEQSQRRDHNYVAINCAAIPASLLDSELFGHEAGAFTGAKGKRIGKFEHANGGTLFLDEIEGMPLTTQAPLLRVLQERQIERLGSNKLIPLDIRVIAATKVDLKDAAERAEFRRDLYYRLNVVTLEIPPLRARREDIPLLFQHFVLIAAARCETEVPPLNSRALHVLMGHDWPGNIRELRNIAERYVLLGEAYNFDLATLMNAGDRLEGLSLTEQVACFEKTLIVQALNHHQGNTRAVMEALDVPRKTLTDKMKKYGLEREQFRE from the coding sequence ATGATTGCCCCGAATGTTCTGTTGGTTGATGATGAAAAAACAGTCCGCGATGCCACGGCGCAATCGCTGCTGCTGGCGGGGTACGAAGTGCAAACGTTTAGCCGTGCCGCTGACGCTTTGCCATTGATCACGGCGGAATTCGAGGGCGTGATTATTTCCGACATCCGAATGCCGGAAATGGATGGCTTGGAATTTCTGCAACACGTCTTGCGCATTGACCGCGACTTGCCAGTGATTTTGATTAGCGGACACGCGGATGTGGCAACGGCAGTCAGCGCGATTCGCAACGGCGGTTACGATTTGCTGGAAAAACCGTTTTCCAATACGCAATTGGTGGAAGTGTTGAAACGCGCCAGTGACAAGCGCCGCCTCACCTTAGAAAATCGCGCCTTGAAAGAAGCACTCGCTAATCAAACCCGCCCCGGCCCGCGCATTATTGGGCAAACCCCGGCGATTATGTTGTTGCGCAAAATGATTACCCGCATTGCGAATGTGAATGCCGATGTGTTGGTCATGGGCGAAACCGGCACGGGCAAAGAGTTGGTGGCGCGTTCGATCCACGAACAAAGCCAGCGCCGCGATCACAATTACGTGGCGATTAACTGCGCGGCGATTCCCGCCAGTTTGTTGGACAGTGAGTTATTCGGGCATGAAGCGGGCGCATTCACCGGCGCAAAAGGCAAACGCATTGGCAAGTTTGAACACGCCAACGGCGGCACGCTGTTTCTGGATGAAATCGAAGGAATGCCGCTGACCACACAAGCGCCGTTATTGCGGGTGCTGCAAGAACGCCAGATTGAACGGCTGGGGTCGAACAAGCTGATTCCGCTGGATATTCGGGTGATCGCCGCCACTAAAGTCGATTTGAAGGATGCTGCCGAACGTGCGGAATTTCGCCGCGATTTGTATTACCGCTTGAATGTGGTGACGCTGGAAATTCCCCCGCTGCGAGCGCGACGTGAAGACATTCCGTTGCTGTTTCAGCATTTCGTGTTGATTGCGGCGGCGCGTTGTGAAACCGAAGTACCGCCGCTGAATAGCCGTGCGCTGCACGTGTTGATGGGGCATGACTGGCCGGGGAATATCCGCGAATTGCGCAATATTGCCGAGCGTTATGTGCTATTGGGGGAGGCTTACAACTTTGATCTGGCAACCTTGATGAACGCGGGTGATCGGCTGGAAGGGCTGTCCTTGACCGAACAAGTGGCGTGTTTCGAGAAAACTTTGATTGTGCAGGCATTAAACCACCATCAGGGCAATACCCGTGCGGTGATGGAGGCGTTGGATGTGCCGCGCAAAACCCTGACCGACAAAATGAAAAAGTACGGCTTAGAGCGCGAACAGTTTCGGGAATAG